The following coding sequences are from one Limnobacter sp. SAORIC-580 window:
- the lpdA gene encoding dihydrolipoyl dehydrogenase, producing MKLIVPDIGDFDSVEIIEVLVKVGDKVSKEQSLITVESDKASMEIPASDDGVVTKLLVKVGDKVSKGSEICEISGGAASSAAPAAPVAADSKPAAAAESKSATSTPVAAPPVALAGPASSYSGQVDHTCDVLVLGAGPGGYSAAFRSADLGMNTILVERYSTLGGVCLNVGCIPSKALLHTAQVLEEAQHMGEHGIAFAKPKIDLDKLRAHKAGVVGKLTGGLAGMAKGRKVKTVQGVGSFLSANHLEVSLADGSKQVIQFNKAIIAAGSQPVHLPFIPQDPRIVDSTGALELPFIPKRMLIIGGGIIGLEMATVYSALGARLDVVEMLDGLMQGADRDLVKVWQKRNAPRFDNIMLKTKTVGVEASKKGILVTFEGEQAPKEPQLYDMVLVSVGRTPNGKKIGAEKAGVAVTDRGFIPVDKQMRTNVSNIFAIGDVVGQPMLAHKAVHEAHVAAEAAADEKAFFDARVIPSVAYTHPEVAWVGLTEDQAKDQGIKVGKAVFPWAASGRAIANNADDGFTKLLFDEETKRVVGGGIVGMNAGDLIGEVCLAVEMGADAVDIGKTIHPHPTLCESVGMAAEVYKGVCTDLPAQKKK from the coding sequence ATGAAACTGATCGTTCCTGATATCGGTGATTTTGATTCCGTAGAAATTATTGAAGTGTTGGTCAAAGTTGGCGACAAGGTGAGCAAAGAGCAATCCTTGATCACCGTGGAGTCTGACAAGGCCAGCATGGAAATTCCGGCCTCTGACGATGGTGTGGTCACCAAGCTGCTCGTGAAGGTGGGCGACAAGGTGTCCAAAGGCAGTGAGATTTGTGAAATCAGCGGTGGTGCTGCATCTTCAGCCGCACCCGCCGCACCAGTTGCAGCGGACTCCAAACCAGCCGCTGCTGCTGAAAGCAAGTCGGCCACATCAACACCCGTGGCAGCTCCACCCGTCGCCTTGGCAGGCCCTGCCAGCAGTTACAGCGGCCAAGTTGATCACACTTGCGACGTGCTGGTGTTGGGCGCGGGCCCCGGCGGTTATTCAGCTGCATTTCGCAGCGCTGATCTTGGCATGAACACCATTCTGGTTGAACGCTACAGCACCCTGGGTGGTGTGTGTCTGAATGTGGGCTGTATCCCTTCCAAAGCACTGTTGCACACGGCACAGGTGTTGGAAGAAGCGCAGCACATGGGCGAACATGGCATTGCCTTTGCCAAGCCGAAAATTGATCTTGATAAATTGCGCGCACACAAAGCGGGTGTAGTCGGCAAGCTGACTGGTGGTTTGGCTGGCATGGCCAAGGGCCGCAAAGTAAAAACCGTGCAGGGCGTGGGCAGCTTTCTCAGTGCCAATCACCTTGAGGTGTCATTGGCCGATGGCAGCAAGCAGGTTATTCAGTTCAACAAGGCAATTATTGCCGCAGGTTCACAGCCAGTGCATTTGCCTTTCATCCCGCAAGATCCGCGCATTGTAGATTCGACCGGCGCACTGGAGTTGCCATTCATTCCCAAGCGTATGCTAATTATTGGCGGTGGCATTATTGGCCTTGAAATGGCCACTGTGTATTCTGCGCTGGGTGCTCGCCTCGATGTGGTTGAAATGCTGGATGGCCTGATGCAGGGTGCAGATCGCGACCTGGTGAAAGTTTGGCAAAAGCGCAATGCACCGCGGTTCGACAACATCATGCTAAAAACCAAAACCGTGGGCGTTGAAGCCTCGAAGAAGGGCATTCTGGTGACATTCGAAGGCGAACAGGCCCCGAAAGAGCCCCAGCTTTATGACATGGTGCTGGTGTCTGTCGGGCGCACGCCCAATGGCAAGAAAATTGGCGCCGAGAAAGCGGGTGTTGCAGTCACCGACCGCGGCTTCATTCCAGTGGACAAGCAAATGCGGACCAACGTGTCCAATATTTTCGCGATCGGCGATGTGGTGGGGCAACCCATGTTGGCGCACAAGGCTGTGCATGAAGCCCATGTTGCTGCCGAGGCCGCTGCGGATGAAAAAGCGTTTTTCGATGCACGGGTTATTCCAAGTGTGGCCTACACGCACCCCGAGGTGGCTTGGGTTGGTCTTACTGAGGACCAAGCCAAAGACCAGGGCATTAAAGTGGGCAAGGCAGTATTCCCATGGGCGGCCTCTGGCCGTGCAATCGCCAACAACGCCGACGATGGCTTCACCAAACTGTTGTTTGATGAAGAAACCAAGCGTGTAGTGGGCGGCGGCATTGTGGGCATGAATGCCGGTGATTTGATCGGTGAAGTGTGCCTTGCCGTTGAAATGGGTGCCGACGCTGTTGACATTGGTAAAACCATTCACCCACACCCCACCTTGTGTGAAAGCGTGGGCATGGCTGCTGAAGTTTACAAAGGCGTGTGTACCGATTTGCCCGCCCAGAAAAAGAAGTAA
- the rpiA gene encoding ribose-5-phosphate isomerase RpiA, translated as MDALTLKKMVAKAALEYVQPGTVLGVGTGSTVDCFIDALAESGIQLKGAVSSSVRSEKKLREIGVPIVDMNDVESLSVYVDGADEVDPANCLIKGGGGANTREKIVADISDKFVCIADQSKLVQVLGAFPLPVEVLPMARNAIARKLTALGGQVKLREGFVTDNGNVILDVAGLKITDPVAMEKEINHWPGVVTNGLFAIRNADVVLIATADGIKTL; from the coding sequence ATGGATGCTTTAACCCTAAAGAAAATGGTGGCCAAGGCCGCGCTTGAATATGTCCAGCCGGGCACCGTGCTCGGCGTGGGTACAGGTTCAACGGTGGATTGTTTTATTGATGCTTTGGCTGAGTCAGGTATTCAACTCAAAGGCGCAGTGTCTTCTTCGGTACGGTCTGAGAAAAAGCTGCGTGAAATTGGTGTGCCAATTGTTGACATGAACGATGTGGAAAGCTTGTCAGTCTACGTGGATGGCGCCGATGAGGTAGACCCAGCCAATTGTTTGATCAAAGGTGGTGGTGGCGCCAACACCCGCGAAAAAATTGTGGCTGATATTTCAGACAAGTTTGTGTGTATTGCTGACCAATCAAAACTGGTGCAAGTGTTGGGGGCTTTTCCTCTGCCGGTTGAAGTGTTGCCCATGGCACGCAATGCAATCGCACGAAAGCTAACCGCACTGGGTGGGCAGGTGAAGCTGCGCGAGGGTTTTGTCACGGACAACGGCAATGTGATTCTGGACGTGGCTGGTTTGAAAATTACCGACCCGGTTGCCATGGAAAAAGAGATTAACCATTGGCCAGGCGTTGTTACAAATGGGCTTTTTGCGATTCGAAATGCTGATGTAGTGTTAATCGCAACAGCAGATGGTATAAAAACCCTTTAA
- the phoU gene encoding phosphate signaling complex protein PhoU: MTEHTSKQYDAELESLRTRVLQMGGLVENQIVSAIEGLGAADTQIFKDVIRREKEVNDIELEIDELCNHILARRQPAAVDLRSVIVAIKMIRDLERIGDEAEKVARMGMMIADAGKHFVPKVDLHRIASNAIAMLRKVLDSYARVNAVSAAEVVKADIEVDDEFKAILRQLITFMMEDPRTISRSIEILFIAKAIERIGDHSKNMSEHVVYMVKGRDVRHQGPEVVAQEASDN, from the coding sequence ATGACTGAACACACCTCCAAACAGTACGACGCCGAACTGGAGTCGCTGCGCACTCGCGTTCTACAGATGGGCGGCCTGGTGGAGAATCAGATCGTGTCAGCCATCGAAGGTTTGGGCGCGGCCGATACCCAAATTTTCAAGGACGTCATTCGTCGTGAGAAAGAAGTCAACGACATCGAGCTTGAAATCGACGAACTGTGCAATCACATCCTGGCCCGTCGCCAGCCTGCTGCGGTTGATCTGCGCTCGGTAATTGTGGCGATCAAAATGATTCGCGACCTGGAGCGAATCGGTGACGAAGCTGAAAAAGTGGCTCGTATGGGCATGATGATCGCAGATGCGGGCAAGCATTTTGTGCCCAAAGTCGATTTGCATCGCATTGCCAGCAACGCCATCGCCATGCTGCGCAAGGTTTTGGATTCTTATGCACGCGTTAACGCGGTTTCTGCGGCAGAAGTGGTCAAGGCCGATATCGAGGTGGATGATGAATTCAAGGCGATTTTGCGCCAGCTGATCACCTTCATGATGGAAGACCCACGCACCATTTCCCGCTCCATCGAAATTTTGTTCATCGCCAAAGCAATTGAGCGCATTGGTGATCACTCCAAGAACATGTCTGAACACGTGGTTTATATGGTAAAAGGCCGTGACGTTCGCCATCAGGGACCAGAAGTTGTGGCTCAGGAAGCTTCAGACAATTAA
- a CDS encoding oxidative damage protection protein, with the protein MARTVNCIKLGKEAEGLDFPPAPGELGKKIFENVSKQAWQDWLKHQTMLVNENRLSLADARARKYLMEQMEKHFFGDGAEQAAGYVPPSN; encoded by the coding sequence ATGGCACGCACAGTGAACTGCATTAAATTGGGTAAAGAGGCAGAAGGCTTGGATTTTCCTCCCGCACCCGGTGAGTTGGGCAAGAAAATTTTTGAGAATGTGTCCAAACAAGCCTGGCAAGACTGGTTGAAACACCAAACCATGTTGGTGAACGAAAACCGCCTGAGCCTGGCGGATGCTCGCGCCCGCAAGTACCTGATGGAACAAATGGAAAAGCACTTCTTTGGTGATGGTGCCGAACAAGCTGCCGGTTATGTGCCGCCCAGCAACTAA
- a CDS encoding dihydrofolate reductase — MKVSIVAAVAKNGIIGINNSLPWHLPEDLAFFKQTTLGCPVLMGRKTYESINRPLPGRLNVVLSGNVHWAPAPAKDGTPRSVIAYPAALPEGGATQIATATNLPNALNWLSNFEQVFLIGGSNLYQQALNQNLVDELILTEIHQSFEGDASFPQWDRQLFREVERITNTATPERAWGFDFVKYAKVDN, encoded by the coding sequence ATGAAAGTATCCATTGTGGCCGCAGTGGCCAAAAACGGCATTATTGGCATCAACAACAGCCTGCCTTGGCACTTGCCAGAAGACCTTGCTTTCTTTAAGCAGACCACTTTGGGCTGCCCGGTGCTGATGGGCCGAAAAACCTATGAATCCATCAACCGCCCACTGCCTGGGCGCCTGAATGTGGTGTTGTCGGGCAATGTACACTGGGCACCCGCACCTGCCAAAGACGGCACGCCACGCAGCGTGATTGCATACCCCGCAGCGCTACCCGAGGGCGGTGCCACTCAAATTGCAACAGCCACGAACTTGCCCAATGCACTGAATTGGCTTTCAAATTTTGAACAAGTATTTTTGATTGGTGGGAGTAATTTGTATCAGCAGGCTCTGAACCAAAACCTGGTTGATGAACTGATACTGACCGAGATACATCAAAGCTTTGAAGGCGATGCCAGCTTTCCCCAATGGGATCGCCAGCTGTTCAGGGAAGTTGAACGGATTACCAATACAGCCACCCCGGAACGCGCGTGGGGCTTTGATTTTGTAAAATACGCAAAAGTAGACAATTAA
- the thyA gene encoding thymidylate synthase, translating to MQQYLDLMQHVLDHGTDKMDRTGTGTRSVFGYQMRFNLQDGFPMVTTKKLHTRSIIHELLWFLMGDSNIRYLKENGVSIWDEWADENGNLGPVYGVQWRSWPTADGRHIDQISQLMQQIKNNPDSRRHIVSAWNVAEINNMKLPPCHALFQFYVADGKLSCQLYQRSADIFLGVPFNIASYALLTHMVAQQCDLEVGDFVWTGGDCHLYSNHMEQVAEQLSRKPHPLPTLQIKRKPESIFDYKFEDFEILNYTCHPHIKAPVAV from the coding sequence ATGCAACAGTACCTTGACTTGATGCAGCACGTGCTGGACCACGGCACCGACAAAATGGACCGCACCGGCACGGGCACTCGTTCCGTGTTTGGTTACCAAATGCGCTTTAATCTGCAAGACGGTTTCCCCATGGTGACCACGAAGAAGCTGCACACCCGTTCCATTATTCACGAGTTGTTGTGGTTTTTGATGGGCGACAGCAACATTCGTTACCTGAAGGAAAACGGCGTCAGCATTTGGGACGAGTGGGCCGATGAGAATGGTAACTTGGGCCCGGTGTATGGCGTGCAGTGGCGAAGCTGGCCCACGGCCGACGGCCGCCACATTGACCAAATTTCCCAGTTGATGCAGCAAATCAAGAACAACCCCGATTCTCGCCGCCACATTGTGAGCGCCTGGAACGTGGCTGAAATCAACAACATGAAGCTGCCACCCTGCCATGCGCTGTTTCAGTTTTATGTGGCAGACGGCAAACTGAGTTGCCAACTGTACCAGCGCAGTGCCGATATTTTCCTCGGTGTACCTTTCAACATTGCCAGCTATGCCCTGCTCACCCACATGGTTGCGCAACAATGCGACCTTGAGGTTGGTGACTTTGTGTGGACAGGTGGCGATTGCCATTTGTACAGCAACCACATGGAACAGGTGGCCGAGCAACTAAGCCGCAAGCCGCACCCGCTGCCTACACTGCAAATCAAACGCAAACCTGAAAGCATTTTCGATTACAAGTTCGAAGATTTCGAAATTCTGAATTACACTTGCCACCCGCACATCAAAGCGCCAGTGGCGGTATAA
- a CDS encoding ABC transporter transmembrane domain-containing protein, with the protein MSNTNKLQTLGSTLASLVSPHKAWAFAALGALLLGSAMSLTMPVMFRWLIDSGFLAGENPEGLNSAFGYLLVLVFVLAMASAVRFYLVTTLGERISADLRNRVYSHLLVQRPEFFETLKVGEVLSRLTADTTLIQTLIGSSLSFFLRNSLTTLGGLVMLLLTSPLLSGAVLLLVVVVMVPVVILARRVRKLSRASQDKLADSSAIAQEVLNQITTVQAFNQEHTEASKFTTSSEQTYQTARRRTVNRSALLFVAIGLAFAGLVVVLWMGAKAVASGEMSAGELAQFVMYAAFVGAGFAALSEVLGEFQRAAGAAERLVELLNLDTTIHKHGLPPPAKQGGFLIEFSHVDFAYPSAPEKFILQDFNLSIQRGETLAVVGPSGAGKSTLFSLLLRWYDVNQGQILIEGKALESLHLEQWRANCAYVAQEAVIFSGSLQDNVRYSKPNATAEEVDKALADAAATNFVHRMPEGLNTNVGEKGVRLSGGERQRVSIARAVLRDAGLLLLDEATASLDAESEQLVQQAIEKSRHGRTTLIIAHRLATVMAADRIVVMNEGKIVEMGTHKDLMARQGLYAKLASLQFINEHAQKVMA; encoded by the coding sequence ATGAGCAACACCAACAAACTTCAAACGCTGGGGTCAACCCTGGCCTCCTTGGTCAGCCCCCACAAGGCCTGGGCGTTTGCTGCCCTGGGTGCCCTTTTGCTGGGCTCGGCCATGTCCTTGACCATGCCAGTCATGTTTCGCTGGCTGATCGACAGTGGTTTTCTGGCGGGTGAAAACCCCGAGGGTTTGAACAGTGCATTTGGATACCTGCTGGTGCTGGTGTTTGTGCTGGCCATGGCCAGTGCGGTGCGGTTTTACTTGGTAACCACACTGGGCGAACGAATTTCCGCCGATCTTCGCAACCGTGTCTACAGCCACTTGCTGGTGCAACGCCCCGAGTTTTTTGAAACCTTAAAGGTTGGTGAAGTTTTGTCTCGCTTGACCGCTGACACCACGCTGATTCAAACCCTGATTGGCAGCAGCCTGTCATTCTTTTTGCGCAACAGCCTGACCACACTGGGCGGCTTGGTGATGCTGCTGCTCACAAGCCCCTTGCTTTCAGGTGCTGTGCTGTTGTTGGTTGTTGTGGTGATGGTGCCGGTGGTGATATTGGCACGCAGGGTTCGCAAATTGTCGCGGGCCAGCCAAGACAAACTGGCCGACAGCAGCGCGATTGCACAAGAGGTTTTGAACCAGATTACCACCGTACAAGCCTTCAATCAGGAGCACACCGAGGCTTCAAAATTCACCACCTCCAGTGAGCAAACTTACCAAACCGCGCGCAGGCGCACCGTGAACCGTTCCGCTTTGTTGTTTGTTGCGATCGGCCTTGCGTTCGCAGGCTTGGTGGTGGTGTTGTGGATGGGCGCAAAGGCAGTGGCCAGCGGCGAAATGAGCGCGGGTGAACTGGCCCAGTTTGTGATGTACGCGGCCTTTGTGGGCGCCGGTTTCGCTGCGTTATCTGAGGTACTCGGTGAATTTCAGCGTGCAGCAGGTGCGGCCGAGCGCCTGGTTGAGTTGCTCAATCTCGACACGACCATTCACAAACATGGCCTTCCGCCACCTGCGAAACAGGGCGGCTTTTTGATCGAATTCAGTCATGTTGATTTTGCCTATCCTTCAGCGCCGGAAAAATTCATTCTTCAAGATTTCAACTTGAGTATTCAGCGCGGCGAAACCCTTGCCGTGGTTGGCCCCTCGGGTGCAGGAAAATCGACGCTTTTCAGCCTGCTGCTGCGCTGGTACGACGTAAACCAGGGGCAGATTTTAATTGAAGGCAAGGCACTGGAAAGCCTGCACCTGGAGCAATGGCGAGCCAATTGCGCCTATGTGGCTCAAGAAGCGGTTATTTTCTCAGGCAGCCTGCAAGACAACGTAAGGTACAGCAAACCCAACGCCACCGCCGAGGAAGTTGACAAGGCACTGGCCGACGCAGCGGCCACCAATTTTGTGCACCGAATGCCCGAGGGTTTGAATACCAATGTGGGCGAAAAAGGGGTGCGCCTGAGTGGCGGGGAACGCCAACGGGTGTCTATTGCACGCGCCGTACTGCGAGACGCTGGTTTGCTTTTGCTGGATGAAGCCACCGCCAGCCTGGATGCAGAAAGCGAGCAACTGGTGCAGCAAGCAATCGAGAAAAGCCGACACGGTCGCACTACCCTGATTATTGCCCACCGCCTGGCTACCGTCATGGCCGCTGACCGAATTGTGGTGATGAATGAAGGCAAAATTGTGGAGATGGGTACCCACAAGGATTTGATGGCGCGGCAAGGTTTGTATGCCAAGTTGGCATCGCTTCAGTTCATCAATGAGCATGCACAGAAAGTGATGGCTTGA
- a CDS encoding lipocalin-like domain-containing protein: MKRRDLLKAGLGMPLFAHMGFALAERGLQRVYAQPNASIPPTLPRDHGAHPAFRTEWWYFTGWFESPELGEPLGVQITFFRSAPNVNVLNPSAFSPKQLLFAHAALAMPSAGKLKHDQIIRRAGSGGALIQSTNQQVLNVQMPGWQLQTAQGEQWQCKINTPQLTIDLRMEPTQTPWMQGQGGYSQKGPKAEQSSYYITLPHMRSSGTVRVENKTLPVQGTFWMDHEWSSTVLAPNAQGWDWVGLHGSQGEALMAFQIRDRDTTKPPVWTHAALRLADGTVRNFKQVQFEVLKRWKSSRTGIEYPVSQTLKLDEQRFELHPLFDDQELDARASTGTLYWEGAIHVKSANASPWGRGYLEMTGYDRPMQL, translated from the coding sequence ATGAAGCGGCGGGATTTGTTGAAAGCCGGGCTGGGCATGCCACTATTCGCACATATGGGCTTTGCGCTGGCCGAACGAGGCTTGCAGCGGGTGTATGCCCAACCCAATGCAAGCATACCGCCCACCCTGCCCCGTGACCATGGCGCACATCCAGCGTTCCGAACCGAATGGTGGTACTTCACAGGCTGGTTTGAAAGCCCGGAATTGGGCGAACCTTTGGGTGTGCAAATTACATTTTTTCGGTCTGCGCCCAATGTGAATGTGCTGAACCCCAGCGCCTTTTCACCCAAACAATTGTTGTTCGCCCATGCTGCTTTGGCCATGCCTTCGGCAGGCAAGTTGAAGCACGATCAAATTATTCGCCGTGCGGGCAGCGGCGGCGCCTTGATTCAAAGCACAAACCAACAGGTGTTGAACGTCCAAATGCCAGGCTGGCAATTACAAACTGCGCAAGGCGAGCAGTGGCAATGCAAAATTAACACCCCGCAATTGACTATCGACTTGCGCATGGAACCAACACAAACACCGTGGATGCAAGGCCAGGGTGGCTACTCGCAAAAAGGGCCCAAAGCGGAGCAATCGAGTTATTACATCACCCTGCCCCACATGCGCAGCAGCGGCACAGTTCGCGTGGAGAACAAAACATTGCCAGTGCAAGGCACCTTCTGGATGGACCATGAATGGTCAAGCACTGTGCTGGCCCCGAACGCCCAAGGTTGGGACTGGGTGGGTTTGCATGGCAGCCAAGGCGAAGCCTTGATGGCATTTCAAATTCGCGATCGCGACACCACCAAACCGCCTGTGTGGACCCATGCAGCCCTTCGACTGGCGGACGGCACAGTGCGCAATTTCAAACAGGTTCAATTCGAGGTGTTGAAACGCTGGAAGTCAAGCCGAACCGGCATTGAATACCCGGTGTCCCAGACGCTTAAGCTAGACGAACAACGCTTTGAACTTCACCCCTTGTTTGATGATCAGGAACTGGACGCGCGCGCCAGCACTGGCACCCTGTATTGGGAAGGCGCCATACACGTGAAAAGCGCCAATGCTTCACCCTGGGGGCGCGGCTACCTTGAAATGACAGGGTATGATCGCCCCATGCAACTTTGA